The Mariluticola halotolerans nucleotide sequence AGGGCTTTCTGCTCGCCGGTGGAACAGAGATTGGCCGGCATGGCCTTTTGCGCGTGCACCACTTCAAGATCGACCCGGTGCGGTCCCATTATGGTGCGCCCGGCGGCCCGGTCCAGTGCCCGCGTGTCGCGCCAGCGCGCAATCAGGCTGGCCTCCAGGGTCGAGGAAGATGTGGGTTCGTGATGATCCTCAAACAATGGCGTCAGCGCGAGCCTTGCGGCCGGGAAGGCCTCCTGGTCGACACTCTCGCTGGCCAGCCGCTGCAAATGCCCCAGACTGTCGGCGCGGGCGAAATAGATCGCACCGGCATATTCGGCCATTTGCGCCTCGATCGCGTTAAGCCAGGTCCCGTCGCCCCCCTCATCGAGCAGCTTGTTGCGCTGGCGCATGGTTTTTTCATACCCCGCCACCGCCACCCCGTGATCGGGAATAAGGGTCATGACCAGCCGGTCGAGAAACCGCCGCCGGTCGGACGCGGGACCGCGAAACAGCCCGTCCATGTCCGGGGTCAGCCACATCAGCCGGACATAGGCGCTCAGCGCCTCCACGGTTCTCGCATTGGCCCCGTTGATGCGCACCCGTCGGCCGGCCTCGCCATCGCCGCCGGCCCCCGTCCCCAGATCGACCGGACCGTCCTTTGTCTCAAGCGTCACCGCCACCGCCCATTGGGCATGGGCGCCGGCCTGAATGAGACTGTCAAAGGGGGCGCGCCGCAGCCCGCGGCCCGGCGAAAGCAGCGAGACAGCTTCCAAAAGATTGGTCTTGCCAGCCCCGTTCGGGCCGGTCAGCACCACATGGCGGGAATCCAGATCAAGCGCCGCCGCCGTGTAATTGCGGTATTGCGACAGGCGGAGGCGGGAAATGTGCATGGATCTGGCCAAAAAGGCACGGCGACAGGAGATTGCCCCCTGCGCCGCGCATCGGGGTTTTGCGTGATGCGCCTAAACGCGCATCGGCATCAGAACGTAAAGCGCCTTGGCGTCACCCTCTTCCTGCACCAGGGTGGGGGAGCCGGAATCGTTGAACAGGAAGCTGACATTTTCCGAGCGGATCTGGCCCACGATATCGAGCAGGTAACGGGCATTAAAGCCGATCTCGAAACTCTCGGGCTCAAATTCAACTGCCAGTTCCTCGCTGGCCGTGCCGTGGTCGGGATTGGTCACCGACAATTCCAGCTGACCTGAACCGGCGGAGAGTTTGACCGCCTTGCCGCCGCGCTCGGAGGCAATGGTCGACACGCGGTCAACAGCGGTGGCGAAAGTGGCGCGGTCAACGCTCATCAGCTTGTCATTGTTCTTCGGGGTCACCCGGTCATAATCTGGGAATGTGCCCTCAATCAGCTTGGAGAGGAGCACAACACCGCCCACCGAGAAGCGGATCTTGGTGTCGGAGAGTTCCACCTCGACATCGCCTTCAGCGCCATCGAGCAGTTTTTGCACCTCGGAGACGGTCTTGCGCGGCACGATAATGCCGGGCATGCCCGCGGCCCCTTCAGGCGCTGTGGTTTCAGCCCGGGCCATGCGGTGGCCATCGGTTGCAACCGCGCGCAGCACTTCGGTCTGGTCCGAGGTGATGGTGTGGAAATAGATGCCATTGAGATAATAGCGCGTCTCTTCATTGGAAATGGCGAACTGGGTGCGTTCGATCAGTTCCAGCAAGGCTGCGGCGGGCATCGAAAACGTGTGCGAGAAGCTGCCTGACTTGAGATCCGGGAAACCTTCCGGCGACAGGCAGGCGAGGTGAAAACGCGAGCGGCCCGAGATGATCGACATCTGCTCGGAACCATCGGTTTCCAGCTTGACCTCGGCCCCGTCGGCAAGCTTGCGAATGATTTCATAAAGCGTGTGGGCGGGCACGGTGGTGGTACCCGGCGTGCCGATCATGGCGGGCACGTGTTCGGTCACCTCGATATCAAGATCGGTGGCCCTGAGGTCGAGACCGTCATCCGCCGCCTTGATCAATACGTTGGCGAGAATTGGATAGGTGTTGCGCCGCTCCACGACACGATGGACGTGCCCCAGCGATTTCAGAAGATGATTACGTTCAAGCGTGACTTTCATAACTCAATTCCCTGCCCGGTCGTGTGCCGCCTTGAAAGCGGTCAACCCCCATGTTCGGAGGGGGTGAGACAATCGCAAGAGACGGTCAAAAAGGCAAGCGGGTCAAAGGCCCTGCCTGTCCTTGTATTGTTGGTAGTTGTGCATATCGTCATCAAGGGTCAGCTTCAAGCACCCTTGGGGGGCATTGACGGTGGATAAAACAACGAACGGGGAACGCAGCCTGCCCGCCGCGTTCCCCGTGCTCCCCCTTGCCGCCCCGCAAGGAGACGGCCTGGCCAGAATGTTTTCTGGCGGGTTCCTGATTGGCGGCCGTGCCGGTCGCCTGTTATTCCTCGAGCATCTTTTTGAGCAGTTCGACTTCCTGCTGCAGCTCACCATCATCCTTCATCAGCTGCTCAACCTTGCGCACGGAATGCAGCACTGTTGTGTGATCGCGTCCCCCAAAACGGCGGCCGATTTCCGGCAGCGAACGGGCGGTCAGGGATTTGGCCAGATACATGGCAATCTGACGCGGGCGGACGACATCGCGCGAGCGGCGGGCCGAGAGCAGGTCATTGCGCGGTACCTTGTAATGGCGCGAGACCATTTTGAGAATGTCCTCAATCCGCACCCGGCGGCTTTCGCGCGAGCGGATCAGATCGGCAAGGGTCTTTTCGGCCAGCCCCACAGTGATCGGCTCACCGGTCAGCTGATTGGCCGCGACCAACCGGTTTACAGCGCCGTCGAGATCGCGGCCATGGGAGACCACGGAATGGGCGATATAATCGAGCACGGGGGTTGGGAAATGCACCCCGGCAAACCGGACGGTCGCCTGTTCGGCCCGGCGGGCAACAATGGCCCGGCGCAATTCCTCGTCAAAGGGATTGATCGGCACGACAAGGCCACCCGAAAGGCGTGATTTCACCCGGTCATCGAGCATGTCGAGATCGCGCGGCGGCGCGTCCCCTGCAACAACCACCTGTTTGGCACCGGTAAGGAGCGCGGAAAGCGTGTGGCCGAATTCGGTCGCGGATTTGCCCTGGAGGAACTGCATGTCGTCGATCAGCAGCAGATCGATGCGGCGCAGCCATTCCTTGAAACCGATCGCCGACTGGCGCTGCACGGCGGTGATGAAATGATACATGAAGTGGTCGGCGGTCAGATAGACCACATTGCGGTTGGCGTCCGCCGCACCGGCGGCCCAGGCAATGGCGTTGAGCAGATGGGATTTACCCAGACCAACGGTTGAATGGATATAGACCGGATTGAAGGTCACCGTGTTGTTGGCGGCGGCATGGGCCACCTGTTTGGCAAC carries:
- the dnaN gene encoding DNA polymerase III subunit beta produces the protein MKVTLERNHLLKSLGHVHRVVERRNTYPILANVLIKAADDGLDLRATDLDIEVTEHVPAMIGTPGTTTVPAHTLYEIIRKLADGAEVKLETDGSEQMSIISGRSRFHLACLSPEGFPDLKSGSFSHTFSMPAAALLELIERTQFAISNEETRYYLNGIYFHTITSDQTEVLRAVATDGHRMARAETTAPEGAAGMPGIIVPRKTVSEVQKLLDGAEGDVEVELSDTKIRFSVGGVVLLSKLIEGTFPDYDRVTPKNNDKLMSVDRATFATAVDRVSTIASERGGKAVKLSAGSGQLELSVTNPDHGTASEELAVEFEPESFEIGFNARYLLDIVGQIRSENVSFLFNDSGSPTLVQEEGDAKALYVLMPMRV
- the dnaA gene encoding chromosomal replication initiator protein DnaA, which produces MGARGNKPVTADTWTRVRQMLRAAVGEDVFTSWFARLELEEVVDDLAHLSVPTRFLCSWIQSNYAERILEAFQQETRDIQRLHFTVRVNGQARPRLVPPAEPVAAEPSHGDPAPAPARPMAPAQAARTDALSGSALDPKMTFDTFVPGGPNDIALGVAKQVAHAAANNTVTFNPVYIHSTVGLGKSHLLNAIAWAAGAADANRNVVYLTADHFMYHFITAVQRQSAIGFKEWLRRIDLLLIDDMQFLQGKSATEFGHTLSALLTGAKQVVVAGDAPPRDLDMLDDRVKSRLSGGLVVPINPFDEELRRAIVARRAEQATVRFAGVHFPTPVLDYIAHSVVSHGRDLDGAVNRLVAANQLTGEPITVGLAEKTLADLIRSRESRRVRIEDILKMVSRHYKVPRNDLLSARRSRDVVRPRQIAMYLAKSLTARSLPEIGRRFGGRDHTTVLHSVRKVEQLMKDDGELQQEVELLKKMLEE
- the recF gene encoding DNA replication/repair protein RecF (All proteins in this family for which functions are known are DNA-binding proteins that assist the filamentation of RecA onto DNA for the initiation of recombination or recombinational repair.), giving the protein MARSMHISRLRLSQYRNYTAAALDLDSRHVVLTGPNGAGKTNLLEAVSLLSPGRGLRRAPFDSLIQAGAHAQWAVAVTLETKDGPVDLGTGAGGDGEAGRRVRINGANARTVEALSAYVRLMWLTPDMDGLFRGPASDRRRFLDRLVMTLIPDHGVAVAGYEKTMRQRNKLLDEGGDGTWLNAIEAQMAEYAGAIYFARADSLGHLQRLASESVDQEAFPAARLALTPLFEDHHEPTSSSTLEASLIARWRDTRALDRAAGRTIMGPHRVDLEVVHAQKAMPANLCSTGEQKALLIGLVLAHARLVAKMTGLTPLLLLDEVAAHLDPDRRAALFSALNSLDTQCWMTGTDPMLFEALGGGAQHIGVNAGRLVPEGA